From Ascaphus truei isolate aAscTru1 chromosome 17, aAscTru1.hap1, whole genome shotgun sequence, the proteins below share one genomic window:
- the OXTR gene encoding oxytocin receptor encodes MESLCLKNDCSGLVLNGSWGNSSLENKTQGGNTTRDPLKRNEDVAKVEVTVLSFILALALAGNVCVLIGIHINRHKHSRMYFFMKHLSIADLVVALFQVLPQLIWDITFRFYAPDFLCRLVTYLQVVGMFASTYMLLLMSLDRCLAICQPLRSLHRRSDCVYVLLTWILSFLLSIPQIHIFSLKEVGNGVYDCRAEFIQPWGLKAYITWMTFTVYIIPVLILSVCYGLISYKIWQNIRLKTVCESNVRLSSSRRATLSRVSSVKLISKAKIRTVKMTFIIVLAYIICWTPFFFVQMWSVWDPHAPKEASLFIIAMLLGSLNSCCNPWIYMLFTGHLFHDLLQHVLCCSARYLKSGQQGSDLSASRKSNSSTFVLSRKSSSQKSITQPSTA; translated from the exons ATGGAGAGTCTGTGCCTGAAGAATGACTGCTCCGGTCTTGTGCTCAACGGTTCCTGGGGGAACTCCAGCCTGGAGAACAAAACTCAAGGGGGCAACACCACCAGGGACCCTCTGAAGAGGAACGAGGACGTGGCCAAGGTGGAGGTGACCGTGCTGTCCTTCATCCTGGCCCTGGCCCTGGCCGGGAATGTCTGCGTCCTGATCGGGATCCACATTAACAGGCACAAGCACTCCCGCATGTACTTCTTCATGAAGCACCTCAGCATTGCAGACCTGGTGGTCGCCCTgttccaggtccttcctcagctAATATGGGACATCACCTTCAGGTTCTATGCTCCTGACTTCCTCTGTAGGCTGGTCACCTACCTGCAGGTGGTGGGGATGTTTGCGTCCACCTACATGCTCCTGCTGATGTCCTTGGACAGGTGCCTGGCCATCTGTCAGCCCCTGCGGTCCCTGCACAGGAGGTCAGACTGTGTCTATGTCCTGCTCACCTGGATCCTCAGCTTCCTACTCAGCATCCCGCAGATCCACATCTTCTCCCTCAAGGAGGTGGGGAACGGGGTGTATGACTGCAGGGCGGAATTCATCCAGCCCTGGGGGCTCAAGGCGTACATCACCTGGATGACCTTTACCGTGTACATCATCCCGGTGCTGATCCTCAGCGTGTGCTACGGGCTCATCAGCTACAAGATCTGGCAGAACATCAGGCTGAAGACGGTGTGTGAGAGCAACGTGCGGCTGAGCTCAAGCAGGAGGGCCACCTTGTCGCGAGTGAGCAGCGTCAAGCTCATCTCCAAGGCTAAGATCAGGACGGTGAAGATGACCTTCATCATCGTGCTGGCCTACATCATTTGCTGGACCCCCTTCTTCTTCGTGCAGATGTGGTCCGTGTGGGACCCCCATGCGCCCAAAGAAG CATCCCTGTTTATCATCGCCATGCTCCTGGGGAGCCTGAACAGCTGCTGCAACCCCTGGATCTACATGCTCTTCACCGGCCACCTCTTCCATGACCTCCTGCAGCACGTCCTCTGCTGCTCCGCCCGGTACCTGAAATCCGGGCAGCAGGGGAGCGACTTGAGCGCCAGCCGTAAGAGTAACTCCTCCACCTTCGTGCTGAGCCGGAAGAGCTCCAGCCAGAAGAGCATCACCCAGCCTTCCACTGCGTGA
- the CAV3 gene encoding caveolin-3 has product MAGEQSYYEDRISKDLLTKEIDLVDRDPKRINEDVVKVDFEDVIAEPQGTHSFDGVWKASYTTFTVTKYWCYRLLSALIGIPLSVLWGVLFALISFCHIWAVVPCIKSYLIEIQCVGRTFSLCVHTFCDPLFEALGKVFSALRVTLRKEI; this is encoded by the exons ATGGCTGGGGAACAGTCATACTATGAAGACAGGATATCGAAGGACCTGCTTACCAAGGAGATTGACCTGGTGGACAGAGACCCCAAGCGGATAAACGAAGATGTGGTGAAG GTGGATTTTGAGGATGTGATTGCTGAGCCGCAGGGGACACACAGCTTTGATGGCGTGTGGAAAGCTAGTTACACCACCTTCACCGTCACAAAGTACTGGTGCTACCGCCTACTCTCTGCTCTCATCGGCATCCCCCTATCCGTCCTGTGGGGCGTCCTCTTCGCTCTGATCTCCTTCTGCCACATCTGGGCGGTGGTGCCCTGCATCAAGAGCTACCTGATAGAAATCCAGTGCGTGGGCAGGACCTTCTCGCTCTGCGTCCATACCTTCTGCGACCCACTCTTTGAGGCCTTGGGGAAAGTCTTCAGCGCTCTCCGAGTCACTCTACGGAAAGAAATATGA